A window from Citrobacter amalonaticus encodes these proteins:
- the rbsR gene encoding ribose operon transcriptional repressor RbsR — protein sequence MATMKDVARLAGVSTSTVSHVINKDRFVSEAITQKVDAAIKSLNYAPSALARSLKLNQTRTIGMLITASTNPFYSELVRGVERSCFERGYSLVLCNTEGDEQRMNRNLETLMQKRVDGLLLLCTETHQPSREIMQRYPSIPTVMMDWSPFDGDGDSDLIQDNSLLGGDLATQHLIDKGFTRIACITGPLDKTPARLRLEGYRAAMKRAGLDIPDGYEITGDFEFGGGFEAMQKLLSHQHRPHAVFTGNDAMAVGAYQALYQAGLRIPQDMAVIGYDDIELARYMTPPLTTIHQPKDELGELAIDVLIHRMAQPALQQQRLQLTPVLMARGSV from the coding sequence TTGGCTACCATGAAGGATGTTGCCCGCCTGGCGGGCGTTTCCACTTCAACCGTTTCGCATGTCATTAATAAGGATCGCTTTGTCAGTGAAGCGATAACTCAAAAAGTCGATGCGGCGATCAAGTCATTAAATTACGCCCCTTCTGCGCTGGCGCGCAGCCTGAAGCTGAATCAGACGCGCACCATCGGCATGCTGATTACAGCGAGTACCAACCCCTTTTATTCCGAACTGGTGCGTGGCGTTGAGCGCAGCTGTTTTGAACGCGGCTATAGCCTGGTGTTATGCAATACTGAAGGCGATGAGCAGCGCATGAACCGTAATCTGGAAACCCTGATGCAAAAGCGGGTGGATGGTTTATTGTTGCTCTGTACCGAAACACACCAGCCATCGCGTGAGATCATGCAGCGCTATCCTTCTATCCCTACTGTTATGATGGACTGGTCGCCTTTTGATGGCGATGGGGATAGCGATCTTATTCAGGATAACTCGTTGCTTGGCGGCGACCTGGCTACACAGCATTTGATTGATAAAGGCTTTACCCGTATCGCCTGCATTACCGGGCCATTGGATAAAACCCCGGCGCGATTGCGTCTGGAAGGGTATCGCGCAGCGATGAAGCGTGCCGGACTGGATATCCCGGACGGTTACGAAATTACCGGTGATTTTGAATTTGGCGGTGGGTTTGAGGCCATGCAGAAACTGCTTTCGCATCAACATCGGCCCCACGCTGTGTTTACCGGCAATGATGCCATGGCCGTCGGCGCCTATCAGGCGTTGTACCAGGCCGGATTGCGAATTCCGCAGGACATGGCGGTGATTGGCTACGATGACATCGAACTGGCGCGTTACATGACGCCGCCGCTTACCACGATTCATCAGCCGAAAGATGAACTGGGTGAGCTGGCCATCGATGTTCTGATTCATCGGATGGCGCAACCCGCCCTACAACAGCAGCGTTTGCAACTTACTCCTGTTTTGATGGCGCGGGGTTCCGTGTAG
- the kup gene encoding low affinity potassium transporter Kup, whose protein sequence is MSTDNKQSLSAITLAAIGVVYGDIGTSPLYTLRECLSGQFGFGVERDAVFGFLSLIFWLLIFVVSIKYLTFVMRADNAGEGGILTLMSLAGRNTSARTTSMLVIMGLIGGSFFYGEVVITPAISVMSAIEGLEIVAPQLDTWIVPLSIIVLTLLFMIQKHGTGMVGKLFAPIMLAWFLILAVLGLRSIIANPEVLQALNPMWAVHFFLEYKTVSFVALGAVVLSITGVEALYADMGHFGKFPIRLAWFTVVLPSLVLNYFGQGALLLKHPEAIKNPFFLLAPDWALIPLLIIAALATVIASQAVISGVFSLTRQAVRLGYLSPMRIIHTSEMESGQIYIPFVNWMLYIAVVIVIVSFEHSSNLAAAYGIAVTGTMVLTSILSTTVARKNWHWNKYFVALILVAFLCIDIPLFSANLDKLLSGGWLPLSLGLVMFTIMTTWKSERFRLLRRMHEHGNSLEAMIASLEKSPPVRVPGTAVYMSRALNVIPFALMHNLKHNKVLHERVILLTLRTEDAPYVHNVRRVQIEQLSPTFWRVVASYGWRETPNVEEVFHRCGLEGLSCRMMETSFFMSHESLIVGKRPWYLRLRGKLYLLLQRNALRAPDQFEIPPNRVIELGTQVEI, encoded by the coding sequence ATGAGCACTGATAATAAGCAATCATTGTCTGCGATTACCCTCGCAGCCATTGGGGTTGTCTACGGTGATATTGGTACCAGCCCACTTTATACACTTCGTGAATGTTTGTCCGGTCAGTTTGGTTTTGGCGTTGAACGTGATGCCGTTTTTGGTTTTTTGTCGCTGATTTTCTGGCTACTCATCTTTGTTGTTTCGATTAAGTATCTGACTTTCGTCATGCGTGCTGATAACGCTGGTGAAGGGGGGATCCTGACGCTGATGTCGCTGGCGGGGCGTAATACCTCCGCGCGAACGACCTCTATGCTGGTCATCATGGGCTTAATCGGCGGCAGCTTCTTTTATGGTGAGGTGGTGATCACCCCGGCCATCTCGGTGATGTCGGCCATTGAGGGTCTGGAGATCGTTGCGCCGCAGCTGGATACCTGGATTGTCCCGCTGTCGATAATCGTCCTGACGCTGCTGTTTATGATTCAGAAGCACGGTACCGGGATGGTGGGGAAGTTATTTGCGCCTATCATGCTGGCCTGGTTTTTGATTCTGGCCGTGCTTGGCCTGCGCAGCATTATTGCCAACCCCGAAGTGCTGCAGGCGTTGAACCCGATGTGGGCGGTGCATTTCTTTCTGGAATATAAAACCGTCTCCTTTGTTGCGCTTGGCGCGGTGGTTCTGTCGATTACCGGTGTCGAAGCGCTGTATGCCGATATGGGGCACTTTGGTAAGTTCCCCATCCGCCTGGCGTGGTTCACCGTGGTACTGCCTTCGCTGGTGCTCAACTACTTTGGTCAGGGCGCGCTGCTGTTAAAGCATCCGGAAGCGATTAAAAACCCGTTCTTCTTGTTGGCGCCGGACTGGGCGTTGATTCCGCTGCTGATCATTGCGGCGCTGGCGACGGTGATCGCCTCTCAGGCGGTGATTTCAGGCGTCTTTTCGCTGACGCGTCAGGCGGTTCGCCTGGGATATCTGTCGCCCATGCGTATCATTCATACGTCAGAAATGGAGTCCGGACAGATCTACATTCCGTTCGTCAACTGGATGCTTTATATCGCAGTGGTCATTGTGATTGTCAGCTTCGAACACTCCAGTAACCTGGCGGCGGCGTATGGGATTGCCGTGACCGGCACGATGGTGCTGACCTCGATTCTCTCAACCACCGTGGCGCGTAAAAACTGGCACTGGAATAAGTACTTCGTGGCGCTGATTCTCGTCGCGTTCCTGTGTATTGATATTCCATTGTTCTCGGCAAACCTCGACAAACTGCTGTCTGGTGGTTGGTTACCGTTATCGCTGGGTCTGGTGATGTTCACCATCATGACTACCTGGAAGAGTGAACGTTTCCGCCTGCTGCGTCGTATGCATGAGCACGGTAATTCTCTGGAAGCGATGATTGCCTCGCTGGAGAAATCCCCGCCGGTACGCGTACCGGGAACTGCGGTATATATGTCTCGCGCGCTGAATGTGATCCCCTTTGCTCTGATGCACAATCTCAAGCACAACAAGGTATTGCATGAGCGAGTGATCCTGCTGACGCTGCGGACTGAAGATGCGCCGTACGTGCATAACGTCCGTCGTGTGCAGATTGAACAGCTGTCGCCAACCTTCTGGCGCGTCGTTGCCAGCTACGGCTGGCGTGAAACGCCGAATGTTGAAGAAGTCTTCCATCGCTGCGGTCTGGAAGGGTTGAGCTGCCGGATGATGGAAACGTCGTTCTTTATGTCGCACGAGTCGTTAATCGTCGGCAAACGCCCCTGGTATTTGCGTCTGCGTGGCAAGCTGTATCTGCTTCTCCAGCGTAACGCGCTGCGCGCGCCTGACCAGTTTGAGATCCCGCCTAACCGCGTGATTGAACTGGGGACACAGGTCGAGATTTAA
- a CDS encoding FadR/GntR family transcriptional regulator, with translation MPLSAQQLAAQKNLSYVLAEKLAQQILKGAYAPGAILPGEIELGEQFGVSRTAVREAVKTLTAKGMVLPRPRIGTRVMPQANWNFLDQELLTWWMTEENFQQVIEHFLVMRISLEPQACSLAATIGTAEQKAHLNTLMEEMVALKKNFKRERWIEVDMAWHEHIYEMSANPFLTSFASLFHSVYHTYFNSITYNTVVKLDLHQAIVDAIAQSDGDGAFKACQALLFAPNERPENNQDCA, from the coding sequence ATGCCTTTAAGCGCACAACAGTTGGCTGCACAGAAAAACCTTTCCTATGTCCTGGCTGAGAAGCTGGCGCAGCAGATCCTCAAAGGTGCATATGCCCCTGGCGCCATTCTTCCTGGCGAAATTGAGCTTGGCGAACAGTTTGGTGTGAGTCGGACCGCCGTTCGGGAAGCAGTTAAAACATTAACGGCCAAAGGGATGGTGCTGCCGCGCCCTCGCATTGGCACCCGAGTGATGCCACAGGCAAACTGGAACTTCCTCGATCAGGAATTACTCACCTGGTGGATGACTGAAGAGAATTTTCAGCAGGTTATTGAACACTTTCTGGTGATGCGTATCAGCCTGGAGCCTCAGGCGTGCTCGCTGGCGGCAACAATCGGTACCGCAGAACAAAAAGCGCATCTGAATACATTAATGGAAGAGATGGTGGCGCTGAAAAAAAACTTTAAGCGCGAACGCTGGATTGAAGTGGACATGGCCTGGCATGAGCACATTTATGAAATGAGCGCGAACCCGTTCTTAACCTCTTTTGCCTCGTTGTTTCATTCTGTCTACCATACCTATTTTAATTCAATTACTTACAACACCGTTGTGAAGCTGGATTTGCATCAGGCGATTGTCGATGCCATTGCACAAAGCGACGGTGACGGCGCGTTTAAGGCCTGTCAGGCGCTACTGTTCGCCCCAAATGAACGTCCAGAAAATAACCAGGATTGTGCATGA
- the rbsK gene encoding ribokinase, translating to MKTAGSLVVLGSINADHILNLETFPTPGETVTGNHYQVAFGGKGANQAVAAGRSGANIAFIACTGDDDIGSNIRKQLVSDNIDVDSISVISGESTGVALIFVNGDGENVIGIHAGANAALSPAFVEAQRERIAQASALLMQLESPIESVLMAAKIAKQNNTIVALNPAPARELSDELLALVDIITPNETEAEKLTGIRVETDTDAAKASQALHAKGIRTVLITLGSRGVWASVNGEGSRIPGFKVDAVDTIAAGDTFNGALITALLEEKPLSDAIRFAHAAAAIAVTRKGAQPSVPWREEIEAFLGQQR from the coding sequence ATGAAAACCGCAGGCAGTCTTGTCGTTCTAGGCAGCATTAATGCCGACCATATCCTGAACCTTGAAACATTCCCTACGCCAGGCGAAACCGTCACCGGAAATCACTATCAGGTGGCTTTTGGCGGTAAAGGGGCGAATCAGGCGGTGGCTGCGGGTCGCAGTGGGGCTAATATTGCGTTCATTGCCTGTACGGGCGATGACGATATCGGAAGTAACATCCGTAAACAGCTTGTCAGTGACAACATTGACGTCGATTCGATCAGTGTCATTAGCGGTGAGTCCACCGGCGTGGCGCTGATTTTTGTGAACGGCGACGGTGAAAACGTTATTGGTATTCATGCTGGCGCTAATGCGGCGCTTTCCCCTGCATTCGTTGAGGCGCAGCGTGAGCGCATTGCTCAGGCATCTGCATTGTTGATGCAACTGGAGTCGCCGATAGAAAGCGTGTTGATGGCCGCGAAGATCGCAAAGCAAAACAATACGATTGTGGCGCTGAACCCGGCTCCGGCGCGTGAGTTATCCGACGAACTGCTGGCGCTGGTGGATATCATCACCCCCAACGAAACCGAAGCGGAAAAGCTGACGGGGATCCGTGTCGAAACTGATACAGACGCAGCGAAAGCATCCCAGGCGCTGCATGCAAAAGGCATTCGTACCGTATTGATTACATTAGGAAGCCGGGGTGTCTGGGCCAGTGTGAATGGCGAAGGCAGTCGGATACCTGGATTTAAAGTTGACGCTGTCGATACTATCGCTGCGGGCGATACCTTCAACGGCGCGCTGATCACCGCTCTGCTGGAAGAAAAACCGTTGTCTGACGCAATCCGCTTTGCGCATGCCGCTGCGGCAATTGCGGTGACCCGTAAAGGAGCACAGCCTTCCGTGCCGTGGCGTGAAGAAATTGAGGCGTTTTTAGGTCAGCAGAGGTAA
- the rbsA gene encoding ribose ABC transporter ATP-binding protein RbsA produces MDALLQLKGIDKAFPGVKALSGAALNVYPGRVMALVGENGAGKSTMMKVLTGIYTRDAGSLLWLGKETTFNGPKSSQEAGIGIIHQELNLIPQLTIAENIFLGREFVNRFGKIDWKKMYAEADLLLAKLNLRFKSDRQVGELSIGDQQMVEIAKVLSFESKVIIMDEPTDALTDTETESLFRVIRELKSQGRGIVYISHRMKEIFEICDDVTVFRDGQFIAEREVASLTEDSLIEMMVGRKLEEQYPRLDKAPGDIRLKVDNLCGPGVNDVSFTLRKGEILGISGLMGAGRTELMKVLYGALPRTSGYVTLDGHEVITRSPQDGLANGIVYISEDRKRDGLVLGMSVKENMSLTALRYFSRSGGSLKHKDEQQAVSDFIRLFNVKTPSMEQAIGLLSGGNQQKVAIARGLMTRPKVLILDEPTRGVDVGAKKEIYQLINQFKADGLSIILVSSEMPEVLGMSDRIIVMHEGHLGGEFTREQATQEVLMAAAVGKLNRVNQE; encoded by the coding sequence ATGGACGCATTACTGCAACTCAAAGGGATCGATAAAGCGTTCCCTGGCGTGAAAGCGCTATCCGGCGCCGCACTCAATGTTTATCCCGGCCGCGTGATGGCGCTGGTGGGGGAAAATGGTGCCGGCAAATCCACCATGATGAAAGTGCTGACCGGTATCTATACCCGTGATGCGGGTTCGCTGTTGTGGCTGGGTAAAGAAACCACCTTTAATGGCCCTAAATCGTCCCAGGAAGCCGGTATCGGCATCATCCATCAGGAACTTAACCTGATCCCGCAACTCACCATTGCGGAAAATATTTTCCTCGGCCGCGAATTCGTTAACCGCTTTGGCAAGATTGACTGGAAGAAAATGTATGCCGAAGCGGATCTCCTGTTAGCTAAACTCAATCTGCGCTTTAAGAGCGACCGCCAGGTTGGTGAATTGTCGATTGGCGACCAGCAGATGGTCGAGATCGCCAAAGTGCTGAGCTTTGAGTCGAAAGTCATCATTATGGATGAGCCAACGGATGCGCTCACCGATACCGAAACCGAATCCCTGTTCCGCGTGATCCGCGAACTGAAGTCGCAGGGGCGCGGTATTGTCTATATTTCTCACCGCATGAAAGAGATCTTCGAGATTTGCGATGACGTGACCGTTTTCCGCGACGGGCAGTTTATTGCCGAACGTGAAGTGGCCTCGCTGACCGAAGACTCCCTGATAGAGATGATGGTGGGACGTAAGCTCGAAGAGCAGTATCCGCGCCTGGATAAAGCGCCTGGCGACATCCGTCTGAAGGTCGATAACCTGTGCGGACCTGGCGTGAACGATGTCTCTTTTACTCTGCGTAAAGGTGAAATATTAGGGATCTCGGGCCTGATGGGAGCCGGGCGTACCGAACTGATGAAGGTTCTGTATGGCGCGCTGCCACGCACCAGTGGTTATGTCACGCTCGACGGGCATGAAGTGATCACTCGTTCTCCGCAGGACGGACTGGCGAACGGTATCGTCTATATTTCTGAAGACCGCAAGCGCGACGGTTTAGTGCTCGGTATGTCGGTAAAAGAGAATATGTCGCTGACCGCGCTGCGCTATTTCAGTCGCAGCGGCGGCAGTCTGAAGCATAAGGATGAGCAACAGGCGGTAAGCGATTTTATCCGCCTGTTCAACGTGAAGACGCCGTCGATGGAACAGGCTATCGGTCTGCTGTCCGGTGGCAACCAGCAGAAAGTGGCGATTGCCCGTGGGTTGATGACCCGTCCGAAGGTGCTGATCCTCGATGAGCCTACCCGCGGCGTGGACGTGGGGGCCAAGAAAGAAATTTATCAGTTAATTAACCAGTTTAAGGCCGACGGCCTGAGCATCATTCTGGTCTCCTCTGAGATGCCAGAAGTATTAGGCATGAGCGATCGCATTATCGTCATGCATGAAGGGCATCTCGGCGGTGAATTCACTCGCGAGCAGGCCACCCAGGAAGTTCTGATGGCTGCCGCTGTAGGCAAGCTTAATCGCGTGAATCAGGAGTAA
- the mdtD gene encoding multidrug transporter subunit MdtD, which translates to MTNKKARSMAGLPWIAAMAFFMQALDATILNTALPAIAQSLNRSPLAMQSAIISYTLTVAMLIPVSGWLADRFGTRRVFMIAVSLFTLGSLACALSSTLPELVIFRVIQGIGGAMMMPVARLALLRAYPRSELLPVLNFVTMPGLVGPILGPVLGGVLVTWASWHWIFLINIPIGIAGILYARKYMPNFTTPRRKFDMTGFFLFGLSLVLFSSGMELFGEKIVATWIALTIILLSIVLLLAYIRHARRHPTPLISLSLFKTRTFSVGISGNLATRLGTGCVPFLMPLMLQVGFGFPALIAGCMMAPTALGSILAKSMVTQVLRRLGYRTTLVGITVFIGLMIAQFSLQSPAMPVWMLILPLFILGMAMSTQFTAMNTITLADLTDDNASSGNSVLAVTQQLSISLGVAISAAVLRIYEGMEGTNTVEQFHYTFITMGAITIVSALMFMLLRAKDGRNLIKERHKPTRNPAPSKQE; encoded by the coding sequence ATGACCAACAAAAAAGCACGCAGTATGGCCGGATTGCCGTGGATAGCGGCAATGGCTTTCTTCATGCAGGCACTGGACGCCACTATTCTAAATACCGCTTTACCCGCCATTGCCCAGAGTCTCAATCGCTCCCCACTGGCAATGCAGTCCGCAATTATCAGTTATACCCTGACGGTAGCCATGCTAATTCCGGTGAGCGGATGGCTGGCCGATCGCTTTGGTACCCGACGCGTATTCATGATCGCTGTGAGCTTGTTCACGCTCGGCTCACTCGCCTGTGCGCTTTCAAGTACGTTACCGGAGTTGGTTATCTTTCGCGTGATTCAGGGGATTGGTGGCGCAATGATGATGCCCGTTGCTCGCCTGGCATTATTAAGAGCTTACCCACGCAGTGAACTGCTGCCGGTGCTGAATTTTGTGACGATGCCTGGACTGGTCGGCCCCATTCTGGGTCCCGTACTGGGAGGCGTTCTGGTCACCTGGGCCAGTTGGCACTGGATTTTCCTGATCAATATTCCGATAGGAATCGCCGGTATTTTATATGCGCGCAAATATATGCCGAACTTCACCACCCCTCGGCGCAAATTTGATATGACTGGCTTCTTTCTTTTCGGCCTGAGTCTGGTGCTCTTTTCCAGCGGGATGGAGTTATTTGGCGAGAAAATTGTCGCCACCTGGATAGCACTGACCATTATTCTGCTGAGTATTGTGTTACTGCTGGCTTATATTCGTCATGCGCGACGCCATCCCACCCCGCTTATTTCGTTGTCACTATTTAAGACGCGCACTTTCTCCGTCGGCATTTCCGGTAACCTGGCAACCCGTCTGGGAACAGGATGTGTGCCGTTCCTGATGCCATTGATGCTACAGGTAGGATTTGGCTTTCCGGCGCTGATTGCCGGTTGCATGATGGCGCCCACCGCGCTGGGTTCAATACTGGCGAAGTCGATGGTGACGCAGGTACTGCGCCGTCTGGGTTATCGAACCACCCTGGTGGGCATTACGGTCTTTATCGGATTGATGATTGCGCAGTTTTCTCTGCAATCTCCCGCCATGCCCGTCTGGATGTTGATTCTGCCGTTATTCATTCTCGGGATGGCGATGTCGACGCAATTCACCGCAATGAACACCATTACGCTGGCCGATCTGACCGATGATAACGCCAGCAGTGGCAACAGCGTACTGGCCGTTACGCAACAACTGTCCATCAGTTTAGGGGTAGCGATAAGCGCGGCGGTGTTACGCATCTATGAAGGGATGGAAGGAACCAATACGGTCGAACAGTTCCACTACACCTTTATAACGATGGGTGCGATTACGATCGTGTCAGCCCTGATGTTCATGTTGCTGAGAGCCAAAGATGGCCGCAACCTGATCAAAGAGCGACACAAACCTACACGGAACCCCGCGCCATCAAAACAGGAGTAA
- the rbsC gene encoding ribose ABC transporter permease, producing the protein MTTQAVSGRRYFTKAWLMEQKSLIALLVLIAIVSTLSPNFFTVNNLFNILQQTSVNAIMAVGMTLVILTSGIDLSVGSLLALTGAVAASIVGIEVNALVAVAAALALGAAVGAVTGVIVAKGRVQAFIATLVMMLLLRGVTMVYTNGSPVNTGFTDNADLFGWFGIGRPLGVPTPVWIMGIVFLAAWYMLHHTRLGRYIYALGGNEAATRLSGISVSKIKIIVYSLCGLLASLAGIIEVARLSSAQPTAGTGYELDAIAAVVLGGTSLAGGKGRIVGTLIGALILGFLNNGLNLLGVSSYYQMIVKAVVILLAVLVDNKKQ; encoded by the coding sequence ATGACTACCCAGGCTGTTTCTGGTCGCCGTTATTTCACCAAAGCGTGGTTGATGGAGCAGAAGTCGCTCATCGCCCTGCTGGTGCTGATCGCGATTGTCTCGACGTTGAGCCCTAACTTTTTTACCGTCAATAACCTGTTCAACATTCTTCAACAGACATCCGTGAACGCCATTATGGCGGTGGGGATGACGCTGGTGATCCTGACATCGGGTATCGATCTGTCTGTCGGTTCCTTGCTGGCGCTCACCGGCGCGGTGGCGGCTTCAATTGTAGGGATTGAAGTTAACGCGCTGGTGGCCGTTGCTGCTGCCCTGGCATTAGGTGCCGCTGTTGGCGCAGTCACAGGTGTGATTGTGGCGAAAGGCCGCGTGCAGGCGTTTATCGCCACGCTGGTCATGATGCTACTGCTGCGCGGCGTGACAATGGTGTACACCAACGGGAGTCCGGTTAATACGGGCTTTACCGATAATGCCGATCTGTTTGGCTGGTTCGGTATCGGTCGTCCGCTGGGGGTTCCAACGCCGGTCTGGATCATGGGTATTGTTTTCCTGGCGGCATGGTACATGTTGCACCACACTCGTCTGGGTCGCTATATCTATGCGCTGGGTGGTAACGAAGCGGCAACGCGTCTGTCTGGCATTAGCGTCAGTAAAATCAAGATCATCGTCTATTCACTGTGTGGGCTGCTGGCATCGCTGGCGGGCATCATTGAAGTGGCGCGCCTCTCCTCTGCCCAGCCGACTGCCGGTACGGGTTATGAGTTGGATGCCATCGCAGCCGTTGTGCTGGGTGGGACCAGTCTGGCGGGCGGCAAAGGTCGTATTGTTGGGACCTTGATCGGCGCATTAATTCTGGGTTTCCTCAATAATGGTTTGAATTTGTTAGGTGTTTCCTCCTATTACCAGATGATCGTCAAAGCGGTGGTGATTTTGCTGGCGGTACTGGTAGACAACAAAAAGCAGTAA
- the rbsB gene encoding ribose ABC transporter substrate-binding protein RbsB, with the protein MNMKKLATLVSAVALSATVSANAMAKDTIALVVSTLNNPFFVSLKDGAQKEADKLGYNLVVLDSQNNPAKELANVQDLTVRGTKILLINPTDSDAVGNAVKMANQANIPVITLDRQATKGDVVSHIASDNVLGGKIAGDYIAKKAGEGAKVIELQGIAGTSAARERGEGFQQAVAAHKFNVLASQPADFDRTKGLNVMQNLLTAHPDVQAVFAQNDEMALGALRALQTAGKSDVMVVGFDGTPDGEKAVNDGKLAATIAQLPDQIGAKGVETADKVLKGEKVQAKYPVDLKLVIKQ; encoded by the coding sequence ATGAACATGAAAAAACTGGCTACCCTGGTTTCTGCTGTTGCGCTAAGCGCCACCGTGAGCGCGAATGCAATGGCGAAAGATACCATTGCGCTGGTGGTCTCCACGCTTAATAACCCGTTCTTTGTCTCGCTGAAAGACGGGGCGCAGAAAGAGGCTGACAAGCTGGGTTACAACCTGGTGGTACTGGATTCTCAGAACAACCCGGCGAAAGAGTTGGCGAACGTTCAGGATTTAACCGTACGTGGTACTAAAATTCTGCTGATCAACCCGACGGATTCCGACGCGGTGGGTAACGCAGTGAAGATGGCGAACCAGGCGAATATCCCGGTGATTACCCTTGACCGCCAGGCAACTAAAGGTGACGTCGTCAGCCATATCGCATCTGATAACGTGCTGGGCGGGAAAATCGCCGGTGATTACATCGCCAAAAAAGCCGGTGAAGGCGCAAAAGTCATTGAACTGCAAGGTATTGCCGGGACTTCCGCGGCGCGTGAGCGTGGTGAAGGTTTCCAGCAGGCCGTTGCGGCACACAAATTTAACGTTCTGGCCAGTCAGCCGGCAGATTTCGACCGCACTAAGGGTCTGAACGTTATGCAGAACCTACTGACTGCGCATCCGGACGTGCAGGCTGTTTTTGCACAGAACGATGAAATGGCGCTGGGTGCGCTGCGTGCTCTGCAAACCGCAGGTAAATCTGATGTGATGGTGGTCGGATTTGACGGTACGCCTGATGGCGAAAAAGCGGTAAATGATGGCAAACTGGCTGCGACTATCGCACAGTTACCGGACCAGATCGGCGCGAAAGGCGTTGAGACAGCGGATAAGGTGCTGAAAGGCGAGAAAGTTCAGGCCAAATATCCAGTTGACCTGAAGCTGGTCATCAAGCAGTAA
- the rbsD gene encoding D-ribose pyranase — protein MKKGTVLNSEISSVISRLGHTDTLVVCDAGLPIPNRTTRIDMALTQGVPSFMQVLDVVTREMQVESAILATEIKQHNPQLHETLLSHIEQLQQHQGNTIEIRYTTHEQFKKQTADSQAVIRSGECSPYANIILCAGVTF, from the coding sequence ATGAAGAAAGGCACTGTACTCAATTCAGAGATTTCATCGGTGATCTCCCGTCTGGGGCATACCGATACGCTGGTGGTGTGTGATGCAGGTTTACCCATCCCGAACAGAACTACGCGTATTGATATGGCATTAACCCAGGGCGTACCTTCTTTTATGCAGGTACTGGATGTGGTGACCCGTGAAATGCAGGTTGAGTCGGCCATTCTCGCGACGGAAATTAAACAACATAATCCGCAGCTCCACGAAACGTTGCTCAGCCATATCGAGCAACTGCAACAACACCAGGGAAATACCATAGAAATTCGTTACACCACGCATGAACAATTTAAAAAACAAACCGCAGACAGTCAGGCGGTAATTCGCAGCGGGGAGTGTTCCCCGTATGCGAATATCATTCTCTGTGCTGGCGTCACTTTCTGA